In Trifolium pratense cultivar HEN17-A07 linkage group LG7, ARS_RC_1.1, whole genome shotgun sequence, a genomic segment contains:
- the LOC123896741 gene encoding GDSL esterase/lipase At1g29670-like — protein MESMIKAWLVMPILFLSANYLQQCVNGKSQVPCLFIFGDSLSDSGNNNNLPTSSKANYNPYGIDFPFGPTGRFTNGRTAIDIITQLLGFEEFIPPFANINGSDILKGVNYAAGGAGIRSETSMTSGFIISLGMQLKNHRDIVSQIAGKLGSVDKAQQYLNKCLYYVNIGSNDYINNYYLPQYYPTSLMYSPDQYAEALIQELSLNLLGLHDIGARKYVLVGLGLLGCVPYTIDNHGTNGSCVDEENDPAYIYNVKLKSLVDNFNKKFSLDSKFIFINSTLESDIQNPDRFLVSNAPCCPSGCFPDERPCYNRSDYVFWDDAHPTEAWNQLTAIRSYEDTDDSGYTYPMDIKQLVEQETMMKLEPSASS, from the exons ATGGAATCAATGATCAAGGCATGGTTGGTGATGCCTATTCTTTTCTTGTCTGCAAACTATTTGCAACAATGTGTCAATGGAAAATCACAAGTACCTTGTTTGTTTATCTTTGGAGACTCTTTATCTGATAGTGGAAACAATAACAACCTTCCTACCTCTTCAAAAGCTAATTACAATCCTTATGGTATCGACTTTCCGTTCGGCCCAACTGGAAGATTTACCAACGGTCGAACTGCAATTGACATAATAA CTCAACTTCTTGGATTTGAGGAATTCATTCCACCGTTTGCAAACATTAATGGTTCAGACATACTCAAAGGTGTGAACTATGCAGCTGGGGGAGCTGGAATTCGTTCCGAGACAAGCATGACTTCG GGTTTTATTATCAGCTTGGGAATGCAGTTAAAAAATCACAGAGATATAGTTTCTCAAATTGCTGGCAAACTTGGAAGTGTTGACAAAGCTCAACAATATCTTAACAAATGCTTGTATTATGTGAATATAGGAAGTAATGATTACATAAACAATTACTATCTTCCTCAATACTATCCAACAAGCCTTATGTATAGCCCTGATCAGTATGCAGAAGCTCTAATCCAAGAGTTATCTTTGAATTTACTG GGTTTACATGACATTGGAGCAAGAAAATATGTGTTGGTTGGGTTAGGCCTATTGGGCTGCGTTCCATATACCATAGATAATCATGGAACAAATGGTTCTTGTGTTGATGAGGAAAATGACCCTGCATACATTTACAATGTTAAGCTTAAATCTCTAGTGGATAATTTCAACAAGAAGTTCTCTCTTGATTCCAAATTCATCTTCATAAATAGTACATTAGAATCAGATATCCAGAATCCAGATC GTTTTTTGGTTTCAAATGCTCCTTGTTGTCCATCAGGGTGTTTTCCTGATGAAAGGCCGTGCTATAATAGGAGTGATTATGTGTTTTGGGATGATGCCCATCCCACTGAGGCTTGGAACCAACTCACTGCAATAAGGTCTTATGAAGATACAGATGATTCAGGGTACACTTATCCAATGGATATTAAGCAACTTGTTGAACAAGAAACTATGATGAAATTGGAGCCTAGTGCCTCTAGTTAA